From one Bos indicus isolate NIAB-ARS_2022 breed Sahiwal x Tharparkar chromosome 16, NIAB-ARS_B.indTharparkar_mat_pri_1.0, whole genome shotgun sequence genomic stretch:
- the SNRPE gene encoding small nuclear ribonucleoprotein E isoform X3 codes for MAYRGQGQKVQKRSRIQVWLYEQVNMRIEGCIIGFDEYMNLVLDDAEEIHSKTKSRKQLGRIMLKGDNITLLQSVSN; via the exons ATGGCGTACCGGGGCCAGGGCCAGAAGGTGCAGAAG AGATCGCGGATTCAGGTGTGGCTTTATGAGCAAGTGAATATGCGGATAGAGGGCTGTATCATT GGTTTTGATGAGTATATGAACCTCGTATTAGATGACGCAGAAGAGATTCATTCTAAAACAAAGTCAAGAAAACAACTGG GTCGGATCATGCTAAAAGGAGATAACATTACTCTGCTCCAAAGTGTCTCCAACTAG
- the SNRPE gene encoding small nuclear ribonucleoprotein E isoform X2, giving the protein MAYRGQGQKVQKNLIFRYLQNRSRIQVWLYEQVNMRIEGCIIGFDEYMNLVLDDAEEIHSKTKSRKQLGRIMLKGDNITLLQSVSN; this is encoded by the exons ATGGCGTACCGGGGCCAGGGCCAGAAGGTGCAGAAG AATCTCATCTTCAGATACTTGCAAAAT AGATCGCGGATTCAGGTGTGGCTTTATGAGCAAGTGAATATGCGGATAGAGGGCTGTATCATT GGTTTTGATGAGTATATGAACCTCGTATTAGATGACGCAGAAGAGATTCATTCTAAAACAAAGTCAAGAAAACAACTGG GTCGGATCATGCTAAAAGGAGATAACATTACTCTGCTCCAAAGTGTCTCCAACTAG
- the SNRPE gene encoding small nuclear ribonucleoprotein E isoform X1, whose product MAYRGQGQKVQKVMVQPINLIFRYLQNRSRIQVWLYEQVNMRIEGCIIGFDEYMNLVLDDAEEIHSKTKSRKQLGRIMLKGDNITLLQSVSN is encoded by the exons ATGGCGTACCGGGGCCAGGGCCAGAAGGTGCAGAAGGTGATGGTGCAGCCCATC AATCTCATCTTCAGATACTTGCAAAAT AGATCGCGGATTCAGGTGTGGCTTTATGAGCAAGTGAATATGCGGATAGAGGGCTGTATCATT GGTTTTGATGAGTATATGAACCTCGTATTAGATGACGCAGAAGAGATTCATTCTAAAACAAAGTCAAGAAAACAACTGG GTCGGATCATGCTAAAAGGAGATAACATTACTCTGCTCCAAAGTGTCTCCAACTAG